GGGAAAAGATCAGAAAGACGTAATAAGATAAGAAGGAGCGTTAAGCTCCTTTTTCTTTGTAGAAAGAGCAGATACTTGTTAGTCCACATTCTTTGCAGTTGGGCTTCCTTGCAAAACAGGTGTATCTCCCATGTAGTATAAGCCAATGATGGGCTTTGGGAATAAGCTCTTCTGGGAAATTTTTTACCAGCTCTTTTTCTGTTTCTAGCGGATTTTTTGCATTTGGAGTTAATCCAAGTCGTTTACTAACTCGGAATACATGCGTGTCTACAGCCATTGCAGGCTTATTAAATACCACCGAAGCAATTACATTCGCCGTTTTTCTGCCAACACCAGGTAGTTGTTGTAGCACATCGACATCCGAAGGTACTTCTCCCTCAAATTTAGTAATGAGCATTTGGGCCATTCCGAGCAAATGTTTCGCCTTATTATTGGGATAAGAGATGGAGCGAATGAGGTCAAATATTTCTTCAATCGATCCTGTGGCTAG
This is a stretch of genomic DNA from Alistipes sp. ZOR0009. It encodes these proteins:
- the nth gene encoding endonuclease III; the protein is MTKKEKYNKIISYFSSSMPNPETELNYSSPYELLVAVILSAQCTDKRVNMVTPPFFDRFPTAESLATGSIEEIFDLIRSISYPNNKAKHLLGMAQMLITKFEGEVPSDVDVLQQLPGVGRKTANVIASVVFNKPAMAVDTHVFRVSKRLGLTPNAKNPLETEKELVKNFPEELIPKAHHWLILHGRYTCFARKPNCKECGLTSICSFYKEKGA